Proteins encoded in a region of the Bicyclus anynana chromosome 27, ilBicAnyn1.1, whole genome shotgun sequence genome:
- the LOC112054048 gene encoding probable galactose-1-phosphate uridylyltransferase, which translates to MQEFEATEHQHVRYNPLKDEWILVSPHRCKRPWSGQTEQAPEEQPPDPNNPLRAGAVRSSGQRNPNYTSTYVFPNDFPALLERVPEPPTPDHPLFQASQAKGTCRVMCFHPDSAMTIPLMSVTEILAVIDEWINQLQELGRRYTWVQIFENKGAVMGCSNPHPHCQIWASSFLPNEPRVKDRCQKEFYTKYGKPLLVDYLDQEIKKKERIVLQNSEWVALVPYWAAWPYETMLLPINNRPQRMSDLSDSQKMALAEIMKQLCTKYDNLFNCSFPYSMGWHGAPTGPSKKPGDAPHWLFHGIYLPPLLRSATVKKFMVGYEMLAQPQRDLTPEQAADKLRECDHLVHYKNK; encoded by the exons ATGCAGGAGTTTGAAGCCACAG AACACCAACACGTGAGGTACAACCCGTTGAAGGACGAATGGATCCTGGTGTCCCCTCACCGCTGCAAGCGCCCCTGGAGCGGCCAGACCGAGCAGGCGCCAGAGGAGCAGCCTCCAGACCCCAACAACCCGCTGCGGGCAGGCGCTGTGCGTTCCAGTGGCCAG AGGAACCCTAACTACACATCAACGTACGTGTTCCCCAACGACTTCCCCGCTCTGCTGGAGAGGGTCCCCGAGCCGCCGACGCCGGACCACCCGCTGTTCCAAGCTTCGCAGGCGAAAGGCACTTGCAG AGTGATGTGTTTCCATCCCGATTCCGCCATGACCATACCTCTGATGTCCGTGACAGAGATACTGGCAGTTATTGATGa ATGGATCAACCAGCTGCAAGAGCTGGGTCGCCGCTACACCTGGGTGCAGATCTTCGAGAACAAGGGTGCTGTGATGGGGTGCTCCAACCCTCACCCTCACTGTCAGATATGGGCCTCTAGCTTCCTGCCCAACGAACCAAGAGTCAAGGATAG gtGCCAAAAggaattttacacaaaatatggGAAGCCTTTGCTAGTGGATTATTTAGATcaggaaataaaaaagaaa GAACGCATAGTTCTCCAAAACTCCGAATGGGTGGCGCTAGTGCCGTACTGGGCCGCGTGGCCGTACGAGACGATGTTGTTGCCCATAAACAATAGACCGCAACGGATGTCAGACTTGAGTGACAGCCAAAAGATGGCGCTGGCGGAAATTATGAAACAACTGTGCACTAAATACGACAATTTGTTCAACTGCAGTTTTCCATACAGTATGGGATGGCATg GTGCCCCTACCGGCCCGTCGAAGAAGCCCGGAGACGCCCCCCACTGGCTCTTCCATGGTATCTACTTGCCTCCCCTTCTTCGTTCCGCGACTGTCAAGAAGTTTATGGTTGGATACGAGATGCTAGCTCAACCACAAAGGGACCTGACTCCAGAGCAAGCGGCCGACAAATTGAGAGAATGCGACCATTTGGTCCACTATAAGAATAAatga